From the Diospyros lotus cultivar Yz01 chromosome 13, ASM1463336v1, whole genome shotgun sequence genome, one window contains:
- the LOC127788589 gene encoding ureide permease 1-like isoform X2 yields the protein MQDNWPSVLFAMAGGVVLSLGNLSTQYAWAFVGLSVTEVITASITVVIGTTLNYFLDGKINKAEILFPGVGCFLVAVCLGSAVHASNAADNKAKLSGLSNDHETWKRAGDISESEPIHLNLDGAMGLEKANISAEKEKSKFGSADFLIELENRRAIKVFGKSTMIGLAITFFAGVCFSLFSPAFNLATNDQWHTLKDGVPHLTVYTAFFYFSVSCFVLAIILNISFLYHPVLNLPRSSIRAYLTDWNGRGWAFLAGLLCGFGNGLQFMGGQAAGYAAADAVQALPLVSTFWGILVFGEYRRSSRRTYILLASMLFMFIVAVAVLMASSGHRK from the exons GAGTGGTCCTAAGCCTTGGAAACCTGTCCACACAATATGCTTGGGCCTTTGTTGGCTTATCGGTGACTGAAGTAATCACTGCAAGCATAACTGTTGTCATAG GCACAACCTTAAACTATTTCTTGGATGGCAAGATCAATAAAGCCGAGATTCTTTTCCCCGGTGTTGGATGCTTCTTGGTTGCTGTTTGTCTTGGCTCCGCTGTTCATGCATCCAATGCAGCTGATAACAAAGCGAAGCTTAGTGGTTTATCAAACGATCACGAAACTTGGAAAAG GGCAGGAGACATTTCTGAATCAGAACCAATCCATCTGAACCTAG ATGGAGCAATGGGTCTGGAGAAAGCAAATATTTCTGCTGAGAAAGAGAAGTCAAAATTTGGGAGTGCTGATTTTCTTATAGAGCTTGAGAACAGAAGGGCAATTAAG GTATTCGGGAAGAGCACTATGATTGGATTGGCCATAACATTCTTTGCTGGAGtttgcttctctctcttctcacctGCATTCAACCTGGCAACAAATGATCAGTGGCACACCTTGAAAGATGGCGTCCCTCACTTAACTGTCTACACTGCCTTTTTCTACTTCTCAGTCTCCTGTTTTGTGCTTGCTATCATTTTAAATATCAGCTTCCTCTATCACCCAGTATTGAACTTACCCAGATCATCCATAAGGGCTTACCTGACAGATTGGAACGGCAGAGGCTGGGCCTTTTTGGCTGGACTTCTATGTGGGTTCGGGAATGGCCTTCAGTTCATGGGAGGTCAAGCTGCAGGATACGCTGCTGCTGATGCCGTTCAG GCACTTCCATTGGTGAGCACTTTCTGGGGCATACTTGTATTTGGAGAGTACAGGAGATCATCAAGAAGAACTTACATATTGCTCGCAAGCATGCTGTTCATGTTCATTGTGGCAGTGGCCGTCTTGATGGCATCCTCGGGGCATCGGAAATGA